ACAGTGACTACACCATACTGTCAACTGTCACTATGAGACCAGTTCCTTCAACTCAATTCACCTTGCGACGTGCATCGGCATGATCACCTGGATGTAGCCATTCGGGCCGCTGGCCGGGCGGATCAGGCCAGGGCTGGCCGGGCCGGTCACCTCCAGGAACGCCTGCTGGGCGTCGAGCGCTTCGAGCGCGTCACGCAGGTACTTGCCGTTGAAGGCCACCTGCATCGCGTCGCCCTCCACGCTCGCATCGACGTCGCCCGTGTTGTCGCCGATCTCCGTCGAGGTCGCCGCCACCGTCACCTTTCCGAGGGCCTCGTCGCCGCCCTCGGCAGGCACAAGGTTGAGCCGCACAATCATCGAGTTGTCCCGAGCAAACACCTGCGCCGCCTTCGTCGCCCGGAGAAAATCTGCCGTCTGAAGCGTCACCCGCGTCTTCGTATCGCGCGGGATGATCCGGTTGAAGTCCGGGAACTGCCCCTCGATGATCCGCGAGACAATCTCCGCCTGCCGGTGCCTGAAGAGCACCTGGCTCTGGTCCGGCGTCAGCGCGATCTCGACCAGGACCTCTTCGTCGGCCGGGAGGCCGCGCGCCACCTCAGTCAACGCCTTCGACGGCACGATCATCGAGATGTCCGGCGCGTCCGTCTCCCCCAGGTCCACCTTGCGGACCGCCAGCCGGAAGCCGTCCGCCGCCGCCATCGTCAACTTGCCGTCAGCCACCTGCATCAGCACACCGGCCAGCACCGGGCGGCTGTCGTCCGGCGCCGCCGCGAAGACCACCTGTCCGATGGCCTCCTTCAAACGCGGAGCCGGCAGCTGCAGCGAGGCGCCGCCCGCTACCGACGGAATAGCCGGGAACTCTTCAGCATCGATCCCGCTGATGTTCGCCTCGAACCGGCCACAGGTCAGGTGCGCCTTCGTGCCGTGCAGCTCCAGGTGGAGCGGCTCGCCAGCCGACAACAGCCCCACATAGTCCTGGAGCAGGCGCGCTGGGAGGGTGATGGCCCCCTCCTCTTCGATCTTCGCGCCGACCCAACTGACGACCGTCAGTTCAAGATTCGTCGCCGCCAGCTTCAACTGGCCACCGTCGGTCGCCAGCAGCACATTCCCCAGCACCGGCAAGGTGCTCCGCGCGGCCACGACCCGCCCGACAGCGGCGAGCCCCTCGTTCAGCTTCTCGGGCAGGCAGGTCAGTCTCATGGTGGTATGTCTCCAGAGCCGTCGAGCAGTTCGTCAGAATCCAGGAAACGGCAGAACCAGGCCGGAGCGACGGCCACCAGCGACCGCTCGCAACAGGTGTCGAGCCGCCCAGGCCGCCGCCGCATGACCTCTGCATTACAAACGCATCAGACTTCGCCCGATTCTGCGCGTCTTCCGCACGTCTTCGTAGGTTTGGACGCACCTGGGGGCCGAGCGCGCCCGAACTTGACAGAGCCGCACCAGACATCATCCGACAGCACGGCCGTTCGAGTCCAATCCCACGCCCCACGCCCCACGCCCCACGCTCTACGACCCGGCGCC
This genomic interval from Chloroflexota bacterium contains the following:
- the dnaN gene encoding DNA polymerase III subunit beta, translating into MRLTCLPEKLNEGLAAVGRVVAARSTLPVLGNVLLATDGGQLKLAATNLELTVVSWVGAKIEEEGAITLPARLLQDYVGLLSAGEPLHLELHGTKAHLTCGRFEANISGIDAEEFPAIPSVAGGASLQLPAPRLKEAIGQVVFAAAPDDSRPVLAGVLMQVADGKLTMAAADGFRLAVRKVDLGETDAPDISMIVPSKALTEVARGLPADEEVLVEIALTPDQSQVLFRHRQAEIVSRIIEGQFPDFNRIIPRDTKTRVTLQTADFLRATKAAQVFARDNSMIVRLNLVPAEGGDEALGKVTVAATSTEIGDNTGDVDASVEGDAMQVAFNGKYLRDALEALDAQQAFLEVTGPASPGLIRPASGPNGYIQVIMPMHVAR